The Spiroplasma clarkii genome has a window encoding:
- a CDS encoding acyltransferase family protein: MKSNNSIRNSKIEFLRILCIFFVIALHQVTAHMTDKQIPMLNYLYPFLNVSIYVFMLITGYLKATSNNYNFFNIIFIVAICWVLNLIITPFILWDIKGKLDYLTVILGGRDWWYIWAFLIIQACVPILNLVLYKVRKNYLLPILIIMFALFAYHSSMRYGQFFAIDNIIVFILLYFVGGIIKLYYPLQKVYWKYIFLTLVLAYWIVVVLVNTLTKFSLAKGLANFEVIPFAILIFCFTISLKPSHAKFIDYFGALVLYIYLFHFLFDNLVNYYIRPFYDHLDINLVYLLSFLQTFISSTVLAVLISKPIVKLANNLAQKPYFKKFFKAENIYQS; encoded by the coding sequence ATGAAGAGTAATAATAGTATCAGAAACAGTAAGATTGAATTTTTAAGAATTTTGTGCATTTTTTTTGTGATTGCTTTGCACCAAGTGACAGCTCACATGACTGATAAACAAATTCCAATGTTAAATTATTTGTATCCATTTTTAAATGTCTCGATTTATGTTTTTATGTTAATTACAGGGTACTTAAAAGCAACTTCGAACAACTATAATTTTTTCAATATAATCTTTATTGTTGCCATTTGTTGGGTTTTAAATTTAATCATCACACCATTTATATTATGAGATATCAAAGGGAAGTTAGATTATTTAACAGTAATTTTGGGAGGTAGAGATTGATGATACATTTGAGCCTTTTTAATTATTCAAGCTTGTGTCCCAATTTTAAACTTAGTCTTGTATAAAGTTCGTAAGAATTACTTACTACCAATTTTGATCATTATGTTTGCTTTATTTGCTTACCACAGTTCAATGAGATATGGGCAGTTTTTTGCAATTGACAATATTATTGTTTTTATCTTATTATATTTTGTTGGGGGAATAATCAAGCTGTATTATCCCTTACAAAAAGTTTATTGAAAGTACATATTTTTAACCTTAGTCTTAGCTTATTGAATTGTGGTGGTGCTTGTTAATACTTTAACAAAATTTTCTCTTGCTAAAGGTCTAGCAAATTTTGAAGTAATTCCTTTTGCAATCTTAATATTTTGTTTTACAATTTCATTAAAACCAAGTCATGCCAAATTTATTGATTATTTTGGTGCCTTAGTATTGTATATTTACCTTTTTCATTTTCTTTTTGATAACTTAGTTAACTACTACATTCGTCCTTTTTACGACCATTTAGACATCAATTTAGTTTATTTGCTGTCTTTCTTGCAAACTTTTATTAGTAGCACAGTTCTTGCAGTCTTAATTAGTAAACCAATTGTTAAATTAGCTAACAACTTAGCTCAAAAACCATACTTTAAAAAGTTTTTTAAAGCTGAAAACATTTACCAAAGTTAG
- a CDS encoding MIP/aquaporin family protein, which translates to MNIYLSQFLVEMFGTFILVLIGNGVVANIVLKNTKGQNSGWLTIVVGWGFAVGLGAMLAYLLGGKAHLNPAVTVAVVIKNQGVIISGANSFGMVAIYLAAQLVGAICAQVLLDLIYIKHIHQSLSEQQQASVLAMHATGPQNKKIWVNCLSEFLATIVLVATVLVVSYGRLAFTLWSLGPMVVGAAVIAIGLGLGGTTGFAINPIRDLAPRLVHQCLPMKGKGSSDWKYGWIPVVAPLCAGVVGGALALLF; encoded by the coding sequence ATGAACATTTATTTATCTCAATTTTTAGTTGAAATGTTTGGTACTTTTATCCTAGTCTTAATTGGGAATGGGGTTGTTGCCAATATAGTTTTAAAAAACACTAAGGGTCAAAATTCAGGTTGACTGACAATTGTTGTTGGTTGAGGTTTTGCAGTTGGTTTAGGAGCTATGTTAGCTTATTTACTTGGAGGGAAAGCCCATTTAAACCCAGCAGTCACTGTGGCAGTTGTTATTAAAAACCAGGGAGTAATTATTAGTGGAGCAAACAGTTTTGGGATGGTTGCCATCTACTTAGCAGCTCAACTAGTTGGAGCTATTTGTGCTCAGGTCTTGTTAGATTTGATTTACATTAAACATATTCACCAATCTTTAAGTGAACAACAACAAGCAAGTGTTTTAGCAATGCATGCCACAGGTCCACAAAATAAGAAAATCTGAGTAAACTGTTTATCAGAGTTTTTAGCAACAATTGTCTTAGTGGCAACAGTTCTAGTGGTTTCTTACGGTAGATTAGCCTTCACTTTATGGTCTCTTGGACCAATGGTTGTTGGAGCTGCAGTTATTGCCATTGGATTAGGTCTTGGAGGTACTACAGGGTTTGCAATTAACCCAATTAGAGATTTAGCACCAAGATTAGTGCACCAATGTTTACCAATGAAAGGTAAAGGAAGTAGTGACTGAAAATATGGTTGAATCCCAGTTGTAGCACCACTTTGTGCTGGAGTTGTTGGGGGAGCACTAGCATTATTATTTTAA